The genomic region TGTGGACTGGGCAGAGACGCGTAATGGAAGTCCACTGGAGTCGTCTCCTGAATTTGTCAATACGACTTGTCCCAAGTGCAACAGCCCTGCTCGACGAGATACAGACACCATGGATACATTCGTTGACTCAAGCTGGTACTATGCTCGGTTTGCTGATCCCCATAACCAGGAACAGCTATTTTCTCCTGAAGCGGGCAGAACACTTCCCGTTGATACCTATATCGGGGGTATCGAGCATGCGattctccatcttctttattcccgcttcatcttcaagtTTTTGGCGTCAACCCCTCTGCTTCCTCAATACAACGAGGAAACCCACAAGTCTGCGGAGCCTTTCAAGCGCCTCATCACTCAGGGTATGGTCCATGGCAGAACATACATCAACCCTGACAACGGCCGCTTCCTCAAGCCcgatgaagttgacctgACTGATCCCAACCAGCCCAAGGTGGTATCATCTGGGAAAACGGCTAATGTCTCTTTCGAGAAgatgtcaaagtcaaaaTACAACGGGGTCGACCCCTCGGAGTTCATCTCGAAATACGGTGCTGATGCTACTCGCGCCCACATGCTATTCCAAGCCCCTGTTGGTGACGTGCTCAACTGGGACGAGGCCAAGATTTCGGGAGTCACCCGCTGGCTTCAGCGACTCCACGATCAGATTGTAGCCCTTGCTGCAGAAACCGCTGACCAAACAACTACCGCCCGAGaatatcttgttgagaaacaCAAGGGTCTTGGTTCTGCGTCCACGGAAGAGCTTAAACAGTGGGATGCTGAAGGAGCCATTTGGCGCCATCTCCAACGAACCATCACATCAATCACTACATCTTATGAGGAAGTATACTCCCTCAACACTGTGGTATCGGATCTTATGATCCTGACTAATACCTTGGCTGAAAACGATGCTGCCAGCCCGATTGTCAAGCATGAAGCAGCTCGTGCTCTAATTTCTATGATGGCGCCCATCACGCCCGCATTTGCCGAGGAATGCTGGGCCCTTCTTTGCCCCTCCgcatcctccatcttctcgtccACCAGCTTCCCTGTGCCGGACAACTCCCTGGCCGAACTCGTTCGCCCACGAATACAGCCTTGTGCGGTACAGGTCAATGGCAAGGTGCGCGGTGTGGTCGATATTCCCGCCCCTCCAGCTGAGCTGTCTGGTGATGAGCTTCGGGACTGGATGGTCAGGGAGATTCTTGCTACTAAGGAGGGTGCTGCGCGGTTTTCTGAAGGGCCATACGACTTGCGCGCAGCTAAGAGGGCCATTCCTGTAAGAGGAGGTAAGACGATCAATTTTGTATTGAAATAAACCTCATAATCTGGTCAAGACGGTTGTACGATATCTGTAAAATAGAGACAAAATAGACAGTGATAGACATTTGATGCTTTGCAGTGCTGTTGAGCTCGAGCTATCATTATGCGAAGTGAAGTTAATAGTATACAGACTATCCGGGTAGTCTCAGCATGGTAGAGTCACAAGAGAATGACATTTGCGTTCCGATACAACGAAGCTGTAGGCAACGAAGGTAAACATGGAATAGATACATTCTATAGCTGAAAAGTTTGCCCTCTATATATCAACTGTATTCCAGAACTTCCCAACGATCTAGGACAACGTGGCCGAGTGGTTAAGGCGATGCCCTGCTATCTCTTCGAGACATCACAGGCATTGTGTTCGCACGCGTAGGTTCGAATCCTGCCGTTGTCGATGCTTTTTGCATTACTGTTTTATTCTATTAGAATATTTTTATTCCATGGTGCAATTGGTATAAGATAAGGATTTATATCTCACTTTTGTAGCTGTGAAGGAAGAACGCGGACCTTGTGATAACTAGGCTAGTCTTATAAACCTCTAgagttaaatataatataaaacaCTCTATAACTTGAGCCACCAATTTATGAACCACGTTGACGGTGTATGGGCCAGATTTTATTTTTACAGAGATGAGTTTCCTTGAAATGATTTCAATGTTCTGGCCTGTATCTGTGTCTTTTGTTTATCTTGATTCTGCGAATGGGGAGACAGCTCCATCGGCTGCCAGAAGCGGATCAAGATGCTGATCTCACACTCTCCCTGCGAGTAGAAAAACTGTCAGCACGGCTGAGTAAAGCATCACTATTGTTGTAGGAGAGCTTGCAGATTGTCAAGGTTAAGCTTGATAACTCCCTTTTTTTAATCGTGAATGTGGATGGGCCAGGTTGGTCCACCAGCCGAGCAGCTACCATCAAGAATCGGCTTACTAGCGGATATACAAACCCACGGGGCAATAGACAATACTAGACATCACCGGCAAATATAAGAAGACATGAACTGAATGCTATGGGTGTAGCCGCATTCGTCGATATATACGATCAAGGATCTATGTCATGCGGCATGGTCAGCATAAGCTCAGCTTCAGTCAGAACCAATAGCTCCCATTTCAGCCGTGATGTTGCTCAGTATCCTGAATACATCTTTGTACACCACTACAGCAGCCTAGATATGTCGTAGTACCAGCTTATATATCCAAGATCAATGCCAGGGGAGTCAGATTAAGGGGCCACACCAATATGAGGGAGGTTGACATGAAAGCTACGATTGGCTTGTGGCCATGCTGACATTATTGAGCCTGATGCTAAATTCAAGCTGAGTCTTCTCCAGCTGTCCAAATGCAGCCACCATATCGTATGCCCTGAAAAATCATATCTATCTGCCATTTGATAGGCCATATGACCCCACGATACAGAAAATGGATTGCTTATGGGCCGTATTCTATCATGCAACGCAGATCGTGTTGCCGAGAGTTTCCAATGCACAAACCAAAACACCACCCACAAAGATGCACCAGTAGAGTATTCATCGCTGTTGTTCTAGTCAAAGACAATGATATCACTCGCTGCGCTCCGCTCTTCGCTCCTCATCCAACAATCTCTGATTCTCGCGACCGCTAGACTGCGGCTTCTCTGAGTCATGATACAGAACGTAGTgctggatgatgaagacggtATCATAAACCATGCTAATGTTGCCAAGAGCAAACTTGACCGGGTTACCGGTGATACCGCTCCAGTCGCGCTGCTGGTAACTATCGATGGCCTGCTGACTGACGCTAAGGACACCGCCAGTAAGATCCAGTAAGATTTGAGAGATGCTCCAACCGTCGGTGCTCTGGTTGTTGTAGTTGGTAACGATTTGGGGAGTGTACTTGATCAAGGTGACAATAAGTTTGACATAGCCCACGGCGTAGACAATATCGAGGGCAACCCAGTCATAGACGGCATCGTTTCCTGGAGATGAAGCAACAATGACGCATGTCAAAAGAACCCCAGTGATACAGCCGGCTGCTACCCCAAGAATAAACCGGCTGGGTCGGTTTCCAGAGTTCGGGGTGAACCCCCACAGCGATGGAGCGAAATACTGTGAGGTTGTGATG from Fusarium oxysporum Fo47 chromosome III, complete sequence harbors:
- a CDS encoding PQ loop repeat-domain-containing protein codes for the protein MAVGFLTFLSGLFGWIYFLAWSASFYPQPLLNWRRRSTSGTTIDFPFINVLGFAAYFSSNVAFYYSPEIRAQYAARHKGLESTVQFNDITFALHALFLSIITTSQYFAPSLWGFTPNSGNRPSRFILGVAAGCITGVLLTCVIVASSPGNDAVYDWVALDIVYAVGYVKLIVTLIKYTPQIVTNYNNQSTDGWSISQILLDLTGGVLSVSQQAIDSYQQRDWSGITGNPVKFALGNISMVYDTVFIIQHYVLYHDSEKPQSSGRENQRLLDEERRAERSE